A stretch of the Taeniopygia guttata chromosome 3, bTaeGut7.mat, whole genome shotgun sequence genome encodes the following:
- the GREM2 gene encoding gremlin-2: protein MVWKFALSVFLMAALVRVTDARKNRPAGAIPSPYKGSSSNHSERRQQLNKEVLASSQEALVVTERKYLKSDWCKTQPLRQTVSEEGCISRTIINRFCYGQCNSFYIPRHVKKEEESFQSCAFCKPHKVTSSTVQLECPELDPPFRLKKIQKVKQCRCMSVNLNSSGKL, encoded by the coding sequence ATGGTTTGGAAATTTGCCCTGTCCGTTTTTCTGATGGCAGCACTGGTTCGAGTAACGGACGCCAGGAAAAACCGCCCTGCAGGTGCCATTCCCTCCCCGtacaaaggcagcagcagcaaccactCGGAGCggaggcagcagctgaacaAGGAGGTGTTGGCCTCCAGCCAGGAGGCCCTCGTGGTCACCGAGAGGAAGTACCTCAAGAGCGACTGGTGCAAGACACAGCCGCTGCGACAGACTGTCAGCGAGGAGGGCTGCATCAGCCGCACCATCATCAACCGCTTCTGCTATGGGCAGTGCAACTCCTTCTACATTCCGCGGCACgtgaaaaaggaggaggagtcCTTCCAGTCCTGTGCTTTTTGCAAGCCACACAAGGTCACCTCTTCGACCGTGCAGCTGGAGTGCCCTGAGCTGGACCCACCGTTCCGACTCAAGAAAATTCAGAAGGTCAAGCAGTGCCGGTGCATGTCTGTGAATCTGAACAGCTCAGGCAAACTGTGA